Part of the Mercenaria mercenaria strain notata chromosome 8, MADL_Memer_1, whole genome shotgun sequence genome is shown below.
gaggccatatttttcatgagatcttcatgaaaattagtgagaatgttcaccttgatgatatctaggtaaagttcaacacagggtcacgtacctttgaaaactaggtcaataggtcaaataatagaaaaaccttgtgacctctctagagaccatatttttcaatggatcttcttgaaaattggtcagaatttttatcttgataatatctaggtcaagttaaaaactgggtcacatgagctcaaaaactaggtcactatgtcaaataatagaaaaaacgacttcatactcaaaactgggtcatgtgggaagaggtgagcgattcaggaccatcatggtcctcttataAAATATGTCCTTACATCAAGTTTTTATTGTTTGTCATTTCAGTGGCTTCAGAGCCGGGTGCCGGTTTTGACTCGAAGGGTCTTGGACTGCGTGCACAGAAGAAACTGCTGGGAAAGATGTCAAGTAAAAAAATCGCAAAGGTTTTCATCGACGATACAACTGCAAGAGTGCTTGATAATGCTTATCGTATCTTGAAAGATTACATGCCAGCGAAAAAAGATGCAGACAAAATTCTCAAATACGTGATCAAAACAGTCGTCAAAATCGGCATTTTGTACCGAAATGATCAATTTAATGCAGACGAGTTGAAAATTGCGGAGTCTTTCAAACAGAAGTTTCATTCTGTATCTATGACAGTGGTGAGTTTTTACACTGTAGATTTCACATACGACAAGAACTTTCTGTCTCATTCTGTTGAAGAGTGTCGTGAACTCCTGCAGCAGTTAGTCAAACGACATCTCCAAGACAAGTCGAAATCAAGGATTGATAtcatatttgaaacatttaatgatcCTACTTTAATGGATATAATCTTCAAGCCAGACGGTAAATACAAGGACAATATGGACAAAATCACAACAGACATGAGTACTTTAATGGATGAGGGCAATTTGTGAACTGATTGGAATTTCTCCGAAAATATTGTAATAGTTAGACAGTTTTCTGTTCAGTATATAAAGAAACTATCGTGAGAGGGGCATGCTTTCAGATGCATATCACATTATCAGGGGTTTCATTAATTACAAAACTTGACAATGGAATTTGCAAAGTAGAAGCCATGTCCATGGGTCCTCCAGTATAGAACTGCACTTGTCATAGAAAAAGTAGCTGGGGCTTCAGGTCACACATAACTGGGGAGAATCCCCATCCCTCGACCCTTGATGAAACCATGTTTCGAAACACGTACCAGTGCAGAGAAAATATCAGAAATCGTACAGTTACTCTTGTATTAATATTCAGATTAATGTATATAAAGTGATCTGtcaaataaagataattttacaGCAGTTTTTTCTTGTGAAACTGATGCAGAAGAGACCTTTTCTACATATTGTGAAATTCTTAATGTTCTTTGAGGATtaatttttgtagattttgtaCTTGTGTCTCTCAGCAGATTTGAACATCAACATCTTATtcatttcatctttaaaattttaaatccacaaacaaaaaatattcaaatgaaatact
Proteins encoded:
- the LOC123523100 gene encoding tumor necrosis factor alpha-induced protein 8-like isoform X1; protein product: MDEFDIDAEYEKYMASEPGAGFDSKGLGLRAQKKLLGKMSSKKIAKVFIDDTTARVLDNAYRILKDYMPAKKDADKILKYVIKTVVKIGILYRNDQFNADELKIAESFKQKFHSVSMTVVSFYTVDFTYDKNFLSHSVEECRELLQQLVKRHLQDKSKSRIDIIFETFNDPTLMDIIFKPDGKYKDNMDKITTDMSTLMDEGNL
- the LOC123523100 gene encoding tumor necrosis factor alpha-induced protein 8-like isoform X2 gives rise to the protein MASEPGAGFDSKGLGLRAQKKLLGKMSSKKIAKVFIDDTTARVLDNAYRILKDYMPAKKDADKILKYVIKTVVKIGILYRNDQFNADELKIAESFKQKFHSVSMTVVSFYTVDFTYDKNFLSHSVEECRELLQQLVKRHLQDKSKSRIDIIFETFNDPTLMDIIFKPDGKYKDNMDKITTDMSTLMDEGNL